DNA sequence from the Pirellulales bacterium genome:
AATCGCGTGGTGCCGCCGCGGCGGTTCCAGCAAACCGCCTGGAGCAAAGAGTTGTCGCTGGAAAGCAAGCTGTTGTCCGATTTTCACCAGCGGCCGATCTTCCATTTGGCCGCGGTCATCTTGCCGCAGAGCTACCAGCGCCAAACCACTCGCCGCTATCCGGTGATGTTTATCGTACCGGGCTTCGGCGGCACGCACTACGACGCCGCCCGGCTCTATCCCACCGGCGCCCCGCCGGCCGAGCCGGGCGAAATGGAATTCATCCGCGTGTTGCTCAGCGGCGACTGCCGTTGGGGGCACCACGTGTTCGCCGACAGCGAAACGAACGGCCCCCGCGGCGAGGCCCTGGTCCACGAGTTGATTCCGCATATCGACGCCACCTTCCGCACCGTGGCCGCGCCCACCGCCCGCTTCCTCACCGGGCACAGCTCCGGCGGCTGGTCGAGCCTTTGGTTGCAGGTGAATTATCCCGACACCTTCGGCGGCGTCTGGGCGACGGCCCCCGATCCCGTCGATTTTCACGATTGGCAGCAGGTCGATCTCTATGCCAGCCCGCCGCTCAGCTTATATTTCGACGAGCAAGGCCAACGGCGTCCCATCGCCCGAAATGCCGCCAAGCCGATCGTGTGGTACGCCTCGTTTGCCAAGATGGACGACGTGCTGAGCCGCGGCGGGCAACTGCGTTCGTTCGAGGCGGCGTTCAGTCCGCTCGACGAAGACGGCCTGCCGAAGCGAATGTGGGACCGCGAGACGGGCGAGATCGACCCCGACGTGGTGCAGGCCTGGGCGAAGTACGACATCAGCCGCCTGCTTTCCCGCGACTGGCTGACGTTGGAACCCAAGCTGCGCGGCAAGCTCCACGTTTACACCGGCGAGGTCGACACGTTCTATCTCGAGGGCGCCGTCCGCCGGCTGGCCGGCACGCTCAAGGAGCTTGGCAGCGACGCGGAGGTGTCCGTCGTGCCCGACCGAAACCACGGCGATCTGCTCACTAAGGATCTGCGCCACAAAATCATGCGGAAGATGTCGCAGATGTATCTGGCCGCGCACGGCGGCGGCGAGAAGGTGAGCGGCCGGCCGACGGTGCGGCGGCGTGTGGGAATCAGGCAGTCCAGTGTGCCCGCACGGGCCAGGTAGCAGCCTGCCCCCGGTGCTCCGCCGAATGGCGTCACCGGTTCCGGCCCTATTTCAATGCGTACCAGTTCGCCGACGCCGATCGAAAACAGCACGGGTGGCGAGCCGGTGAGCGCGTCGCGGGCGGTTTGACCGTTCGAGTTTGTCATTCCCTGTCGCCTGTAGTACACTGGTCGGTATGAACGCCGAAGCTGTTCGAGCCTGGATCGACCGTCGCCCATTTCAGCCGTTTACGGTGCGCCTTGCCGGCGGCGAGGCGCATACGGTTCGACATCCCGAAAACGTCATTTTGATGCGAAGCATCATGGTCGTTGCCTATCCGGAAACGGAACGGGTAGCCTTCTGTTCGCTCCCGCTCATCACGACCATCGACACTCCCCAGCCGGCCTAACGCAGGCCGCCGAAAATAATCTCCAACCGGTTGGAGATCAAAAGCGCGCCTCGGGCCTCAATACGTCAGCCCGGCGCGAAACAGCACCGTGTCGCCGGGATGGGCGATGGGCGTGCCGCTGCGATAGATAATGTGACGGTCGAAAACGTAGCCCATTTCGAGATTGCCGCGCATCCCACTGAAAGCGAACCATTCGAGACCGGCCAAGGCACGCAGATCGTTGAGTTCCACGACGTCGTCGGTGCCGTCGGCGCGGCGAACGGTCCAGCGACC
Encoded proteins:
- a CDS encoding alpha/beta hydrolase-fold protein; its protein translation is MAVAVLVEPRPSRTAADEPVRINVTLDPAAAEQPLTGRLFVYCSRKPAGEPRSGPDWFSPEPFFAIDVANFKPGLTRFLDDRADGFPDRLSALPPGKYRVQALLDQALDTNKSAEAAGNVYSDVREWQLDERSPSIDLVLNRVVPPRRFQQTAWSKELSLESKLLSDFHQRPIFHLAAVILPQSYQRQTTRRYPVMFIVPGFGGTHYDAARLYPTGAPPAEPGEMEFIRVLLSGDCRWGHHVFADSETNGPRGEALVHELIPHIDATFRTVAAPTARFLTGHSSGGWSSLWLQVNYPDTFGGVWATAPDPVDFHDWQQVDLYASPPLSLYFDEQGQRRPIARNAAKPIVWYASFAKMDDVLSRGGQLRSFEAAFSPLDEDGLPKRMWDRETGEIDPDVVQAWAKYDISRLLSRDWLTLEPKLRGKLHVYTGEVDTFYLEGAVRRLAGTLKELGSDAEVSVVPDRNHGDLLTKDLRHKIMRKMSQMYLAAHGGGEKVSGRPTVRRRVGIRQSSVPARAR